One genomic window of Struthio camelus isolate bStrCam1 chromosome 1, bStrCam1.hap1, whole genome shotgun sequence includes the following:
- the LOC138065715 gene encoding cadherin-related family member 5-like yields the protein MGCMASMGGGGMGGGGMGGGGGMDWMANVGGSGMGRMAGVAWGDRCSGFGNVFTEIAENSAHGSLVARLPMAGDPGSAGLQLCLEGADAAWFYLDGRTVRLNVSADRALDREELESPVLVVALTCTEDGFSPVEYRIIVQVLNENDNRPRFLGASVLTHNISELAAVHSVAFSTQAEDADGDMLMYVLDTASADARYFRIDLPNSGKVVLARALDFETKQQLEVVVHAVEMNTKERFNSSTRVRVNVLDGDDQYPQFLPCTRRTHGGTSVCVSPVYRANVTEGELQAGPLRFAPGSVHAEDGDRGLRAPITYSLLAGQESGRFHIDNATGAITLLRAVESSRQTPAISLSVMASQVNDANKYAVTEAVVRVLAANRHPPRFARPAYRAFVPAAPREAVLLTTYGGRVLALRVHDPDFEDGLNPQVRYSLRPRANHSQLFQIMPNGLLVARADRLRATQTYSLQVLARDEESGETANATVELEVLWPGQAAPRDPLEAAPGQSSLNQGVLAGGLAALVLLTAAVLFLIMRAMKKRQQHQETMDRAALAIEKHPNVSLRWFQPVNASKASPGAGSLCFPNEGYSELGDGHPEGHPEAAAPAPAPGPPASSGKPVANSVCQADGSTKGTAAGTVHGTVHSAAEGMVHGTVHGVVHGAAEGTVHGTVHSLVHGAAEGTVHSLVHGAAEGMVHGTVHGTAEGTVHGTVHSAAEGTVHGTVHGVAEGTVHGTVHGTAEGTVRGTVHGAAEGTVHGTVHGLVHSTVHGTVHGAADGTAHSMVHGPAAGAVHGGAADGMVHGTAEDMLHGTVEGTVLGPAASTVRGAAAREAELPDGAAPEPPGSPASPAPPVPAAAGAVDAGVLSGPAPASPRGRRMSEPLPALQEESEDSLEEGAAAGEPRVPAALLLLLEDSIEC from the exons ATGGGTTGCATGGCCAGCATGGGTGGCGGTGGCATGGGTGGCGGTGGCATGGGTGGCGGTGGCGGCATGGACTGGATGGCCAACGTGGGTGGCAGTGGCATGGGTCGCATGGCCGGCGTGG CCTGGGGCGACCGGTGCAGCGGCTTCGGGAACGTCTTCACGGAGATCGCGGAGAACAGCGCCCACGGGAGCctggtggcccggctgcccatgGCGGGTgacccgggcagcgccgggctgcagctctgcctggagggCGCCGACGCCGCCTGGTTCTACCTCGACGGCCGGACCGTGCGGCTCAACGTGTCCGCGGACAGGGCCCTGGACCGCGAG GAGCTGGAGTCGCCGGTGCTGGTGGTGGCCCTGACGTGCACCGAGGACGGCTTCTCCCCG GTCGAGTACAGGATCATCGTCCAGGTCCTCAATGAGAACGACAACAGGCCCCGGTTCCTGGGGGCCTCGGTGCTGACCCACAACATCAGCGAG CTGGCGGCCGTGCACTCGGTGGCGTTCAGCACGCAGGCGGAAGACGCCGACGGCGACATGCTCATGTACGTCCTGGACACGGCTTCG gccgaCGCCAGGTACTTCCGCATCGACCTGCCCAACAGCGGGAAGGTCGTGCTGGCCAGAGCCCTCGACTTCGAGaccaagcagcagctggaggtggtGGTGCACGCGGTG GAGATGAACACCAAGGAGCGGTTCAACTCCTCCACCCGCGTCCGGGTGAACGTGCTGGACGGGGACGACCAGTACCCCCAGTTCCTGCCCTGCACCCGCCGCACCCACGGCGGCACCAGCGTCTGTGTCAGCCCCGTCTACCGGGCCAACGTCACCGAGGGCGAGCTGCAG GCCGGCCCGCTGCGCTTCGCCCCCGGCTCCGTGCACGCCGAGGACGGGGACAGGGGCCTGCGGGCGCCCATCACCTACTCCCTGCTCGCAG GCCAGGAGAGCGGCCGCTTCCACATCGACAACGCGACGGGCGCCATCACACTGCTGCGGGCTGTGGAGAGCAGCCGGCAGACCCCCGCCATCAGCCTCAGCGTCATG gcctcGCAGGTGAACGACGCCAACAAGTACGCGGTGACGGAGGCGGTGGTGCGGGTGCTGGCCGCCAACCGCCACCCGCCCCGCTTCGCCCGCCCCGCGTACCGGGCCTTcgtccccgcggcgccccgcgaggCCGTGCTCCTCACCACCTACGGCGGCCGCGTCCTGGCCCTGCGCGTCCACGACCCCGACTTCGAGGAC GGTCTCAACCCCCAGGTGCGGTACAGCCTGCGGCCCCGCGCCAACCACAGCCAGCTCTTCCAGATCATGCCCAACGGGCTGCTGGTGGCCCGCGCCGACCGCCTCCGCGCCACGCAGACCTACAGCCTGCAG GTGCTGGCGCGGGACGAGGAGTCGGGGGAGACGGCGAACGCCACggtggagctggaggtgctgtgGCCGGGGCAGGCGG ccccccgggaccccttgGAAGCGGCGCCTGGCCAGAGCTCCCTGAACCAGGGGGTGCTGGCTGGGGGCCTGGCGGCCCTGGTGCTCCTCACCGCCGCCGTCCTCTTCCTCATCATGAGGGCGATGAAGAAGCGGCAGCAGCACCAGGAGACCATGGACCGGGCGGCGCTGGCCATCGAGAAGCACCCCAACGTG AGCCTCAGGTGGTTCCAGCCG GTCAACGCCAGCAAGGCCTCACCGGGCGCCGGCAGCCTTTGCTTCCCCAACGAGGGCTACAGCGAGCTGGGCGACGGGCACCCCGAGGGGCACCCCGAggcggccgcgccggctccggcccccggGCCCCCGGCGAGCAGCGGCAAGCCGGTGGCCAACTCGGTGTGCCAGGCGGACGGCAGCACGAAGGGCACCGCGGCGGGCACGGTGCACGGCACGGTGCACAGCGCAGCAGAGGGCATGGTGCACGGCACGGTGCACGGCGTGGTGCACGGCGCAGCAGAGGGCACGGTGCACGGCACGGTGCACAGCCTGGTGCACGGCGCAGCAGAGGGCACGGTGCACAGCCTGGTGCACGGCGCAGCAGAGGGCATGGTGCACGGCACGGTGCACGGCACAGCAGAGGGCACGGTGCACGGCACGGTGCACAGCGCAGCAGAGGGCACGGTGCACGGCACAGTGCACGGCGTGGCAGAGGGCACGGTGCATGGCACAGTGCACGGCACGGCAGAGGGCACGGTGCGCGGCACGGTGCACGGCGCGGCAGAGGGCACAGTGCATGGCACGGTGCACGGCCTGGTGCACAGCACGGTGCATGGCACGGTGCACGGCGCAGCAGACGGCACAGCACACAGCATGGTGCATGGCCCGGCAGCAGGCGCAGTGCACGGCGGTGCGGCAGACGGCATGGTGCACGGCACGGCGGAGGACATGTTGCACGGCACGGTGGAGGGCACGGTGCTCGGCCCAGCAGCGAGCACGGTGCGCGGCGCAGCGGCGCGCGAGGCCGAGCTGCCCGACGGGGCtgcgccggagccgccgggcagcccggccAGCCCTGCGCCCcccgtgccggcggcggcgggggcggtcgATGCCGGCGTGCtgagcggcccggccccggcctcgccgcggggccggcggatGTCGGAGCCGCTGCCGGCGCTGCAGGAGGAGAGCGAGGACagcctggaggaaggggcggccgccggcgagcCCCGGGTGCcggccgcgctgctgctgctgctggaggactccATCGAGTGCTGA
- the LOC138065716 gene encoding uncharacterized protein — translation MAWRTLAGGMHSHVHGHDHEHDGHHDCSCGSDRDHSHDHNDGRGHGHDHDLDHGHGHSYFHGCDRDNSHDLNHSHPRGHDPNHSSVCRHDHNHSQLHGHNHDHDHNHGHDPNHSSVHGHDCNHSQVCGLSHDQDHNRGHNRNHIHDHNHDLNCSHGHSHIHGHDLGLDRSTSPGDPAPQDQGDVSSPVPPSQKDPAPQDQGDASSPAAPSQGDPAPRVQGDASSPVAQGLCREPPLLQPWRGAQEAAGPHLSRAQLRQHQQAALRRHLDLVRRERTLAMRWRRQRYVGRRGQLGGCPRGTLLYPPLCPLAHPTPVLPHPYPPTRDSCPVPHPVAPPYVPPGLVPHPVLPPPSHTPRNMLSFKELLDPPAPPGQAGAG, via the exons ATGGCCTGGAGGACCCTGGCAGGGGGGATGCACAG CCACGTCCACGGACATGACCACGAGCATGACGGCCACCATGACTGCAGCTGCGGCAGTGACCGTGACCACAGCCATGACCACAACGACGGCCGTGGCCATGGACATGACCATGACCTTGACCATGGCCATGGCCACAGCTACTTCCATGGCTGTGACCGGGACAACAGCCATGACCTCAATCACAGCCACCCCCGTGGGCACGACCCCAACCACAGCTCCGTCTGTAGGCATGATCACAACCACAGCCAGCTCCATGGACACAATCATGACCATGACCACAACCACGGACACGACCCCAACCATAGCTCTGTCCACGGGCATGACTGCAACCACAGCCAGGTCTGTGGACTCAGTCATGACCAGGACCACAACCGTGGTCACAACCGCAACCACATCCACGACCACAACCATGACCTCAACtgcagccacggccacagccaCATCCATGGACATGACCTTGGCCTCGACCGCAGCACGTCCCCA GGGGACCCAGCACCCCAGGACCAGGGGGATGTATCCAGCCCAGTGCCCCCATCCCAGAAGGACCCAGCACCCCAGGACCAGGGGGATGcatccagcccagcagccccgtcCCAGGGGGACCCAGCACCCCGGGTCCAGGGGGACGCATCCAGCCCAGTGGCCCAGGGCCTGTGCCGGGAGcccccactgctgcagccctggcggGGGGCACAGGAggcagctggcccccacctgagcCGGGCCCAGCTCCGCCAGCACCAGCAG gcggcgctgcggcggcacCTGGACCTCGTGCGGCGCGAGAGGACCCTGGCCATGCGCTGGCGGCGCCAGAGGTACGTGGGGCGCAGGGGACAGCTAGGGGGGTGTCCCCGGGGCACCCTCCTGTACCCCCCGCTGTGCCCCCTTGCCCATCCCACACCCGTGCTACCCCATCCGTACCCCCCCACCCGAGAttcctgccctgtcccccaccccgTAGCCCCCCCGTATGTCCCCCCAGGCCTTGTCCCCCACCCCGTCCTACCTCCGCCATCCCACACCCCCAGGAACATGCTGAGCTTCAAGGAGCTGCTGGACCCACCGGCGCCCCCGGGCCAGGCTGGAGCAGGatga
- the ATP6V1F gene encoding V-type proton ATPase subunit F, translating to MSGRGKLLAVLGDEDTVTGFLLGGVGELDKQRRPNFLVVEKETSLAEIEETFRSFLSRDDIGIILINQYIAELIRHAIDAHARSVPAVLEIPSKEHPYDASKDSILRRARGMFTADDLR from the exons atgtcGGGGCGCGGGAAGCTGCTGGCGGTGCTGGGCGACGAGGACACGGTGACCGGGTTCCTGCTGGGCGGCGTGGGCGAGCTGGACAAGCAGCGGCGGCCCAACTTCCTCGTGGTGGAGAAGGAGACCAGCCTGGCCGAGATCGAAGAGACCTTCCG GAGCTTCCTGAGCCGGGACGACATCGGGATCATCCTGATCAACCAGTACATCGCGGAGCTGATCCGGCACGCCATCGACGCGCACGCCCGCTCCGTGCCCGCCGTGCTGGAGATCCCCTCCAAGGAGCACCCCTACGACGCCAGCAAGGACTCCATCCTGCGCCGCGCCCGCGGCATGTTCACCGCCGACGACCTCCgctag